One genomic window of Clostridium taeniosporum includes the following:
- a CDS encoding cyclic nucleotide-binding domain-containing protein → MIKVIDTEKMNTYIKKYRINEMFSIDVSDYMNLYMFSKNEHICKEDDMLNTMFFVVDGKAKVYKNLANGKSLLLSFYKPFTVIGDIEFLDNNRADCSVQAIKDTYCIGIGFSIINEKLMNDCKFLKYRCKYLGEKLRSSSNNSSINLLYPLENRLSSYILAFINEETNNMRFIFDGGYNETAELLGTSYRHLNRTLNKLCNEGIIRKKDNSFIVSDLKKLKDLSGDLYR, encoded by the coding sequence TTGATTAAAGTAATTGATACAGAAAAAATGAATACATATATAAAAAAATATAGGATAAATGAAATGTTTAGTATAGATGTATCAGATTATATGAATTTATATATGTTTAGTAAAAATGAACACATCTGCAAAGAAGATGATATGTTAAATACAATGTTTTTTGTAGTTGATGGAAAAGCTAAAGTATATAAAAATTTAGCTAATGGGAAATCATTATTATTATCTTTTTATAAACCATTTACTGTAATTGGAGATATTGAATTTTTAGATAATAACAGAGCTGATTGTAGTGTTCAGGCTATAAAAGATACATACTGTATAGGAATTGGATTTTCTATAATTAATGAGAAATTAATGAATGACTGTAAGTTTCTAAAATATAGATGTAAATACTTAGGAGAAAAGTTAAGGAGTAGCAGTAATAATAGTTCAATAAATTTGCTTTATCCACTTGAAAACAGATTATCAAGTTATATATTAGCTTTTATTAATGAAGAGACTAATAATATGAGATTTATATTTGATGGTGGTTATAATGAAACAGCAGAATTATTAGGAACAAGTTACAGACATTTAAATAGAACCCTTAATAAACTTTGTAATGAAGGAATAATAAGAAAGAAGGATAATTCTTTTATAGTAAGTGACTTAAAAAAACTTAAAGATTTATCAGGAGATTTGTATAGATAA
- a CDS encoding DMT family transporter has protein sequence MYNWLSLLIGILIAFMIVCNGELSSGTGNYSSLVIIHVLGYLTLIVIMLYKKIKIPFKMNLPLYLYSAGALGIFTILFNNITFSVIGVSLPVALGLLGQTIASMVFDQYGLLGMPKIKFNKKKIIGIVIITIGVCIMTFF, from the coding sequence ATGTATAATTGGTTATCTTTACTAATAGGTATACTTATTGCTTTTATGATTGTTTGTAATGGAGAGCTTTCTTCAGGTACTGGAAATTATTCATCTTTAGTCATAATTCATGTTTTAGGTTACCTTACTTTAATTGTAATAATGCTTTATAAAAAAATCAAAATACCGTTTAAAATGAATTTACCGTTATATCTTTATAGTGCAGGTGCTCTTGGAATTTTTACAATATTATTTAACAATATAACTTTTTCTGTTATCGGAGTATCATTACCTGTAGCATTAGGTCTTTTAGGACAAACCATAGCTTCCATGGTATTTGATCAGTATGGATTATTAGGAATGCCAAAAATTAAATTTAATAAAAAAAAGATTATTGGTATTGTAATAATAACTATTGGTGTTTGCATAATGACTTTTTTCTAA
- a CDS encoding DMT family transporter: MLYILMSILAGVIIVISRILNTKLSEKIGLIESSYFNYFTGSITSIIFFFIMKEKFVFTSLNNIPFYAYLGGFLGVSIVILNSVVTPKMSAFYVTLLIFVAQLFTGIALDWLIFKQFPLNKIIGGLIVIIGLAYNMNIDYNYSKINIEEEN, encoded by the coding sequence ATGTTATATATATTAATGTCTATTTTGGCAGGAGTAATTATAGTAATTTCTAGAATACTAAACACAAAACTTTCTGAAAAAATAGGACTTATAGAATCAAGTTATTTTAATTATTTTACAGGTTCAATAACTTCTATAATATTTTTTTTCATTATGAAAGAAAAATTTGTTTTTACTTCATTGAATAATATCCCTTTTTATGCTTATTTAGGTGGTTTTTTAGGGGTATCTATTGTTATACTTAATAGTGTTGTAACTCCCAAAATGTCAGCTTTCTATGTTACATTACTTATATTTGTAGCTCAACTCTTTACTGGTATAGCATTAGATTGGTTAATTTTTAAACAATTCCCTCTTAATAAAATAATAGGTGGATTAATAGTAATTATAGGTTTAGCTTATAATATGAACATAGATTATAATTATAGTAAAATAAATATAGAAGAGGAAAATTAA
- a CDS encoding radical SAM protein, with the protein MYDYPLYRPPSEGNSLIIQATLGCSHNKCSFCSMYKSKSFVIKSLEQIKKEIDYFRQVYSYVEKIFLADGDALIIPMNDLKEILLYIKEVFPECIRVTLYGTPKSIMIKSIEELQELKKLGLYMIYMGIESGDDVVLLDINKGVNSKELVKAAQKVKESKILLSVTVISGIGGKEYSKNHAINTGKIISEIEPDYLGVLTLMLEKETHLYNKILNNEFKILEDIEVLDEIKLFLENIRVHKPAVFRCNHASNYISLKGTLPLDKERLLNEIIYYKSTSDLKKEEYRQL; encoded by the coding sequence ATGTATGATTATCCTTTATATAGACCACCAAGTGAAGGTAATAGTCTTATTATACAAGCTACTTTAGGCTGTTCTCATAATAAATGTAGTTTTTGTAGCATGTATAAATCCAAGAGCTTTGTAATTAAATCTTTAGAACAAATAAAGAAAGAAATAGATTATTTTAGACAGGTATATTCTTATGTAGAAAAAATATTTTTAGCTGATGGGGATGCTTTAATTATACCAATGAATGATTTAAAAGAAATATTATTGTATATTAAAGAGGTTTTTCCAGAGTGTATTCGTGTAACTTTATATGGAACACCAAAATCGATTATGATAAAAAGTATTGAAGAATTACAAGAATTAAAAAAATTAGGATTATATATGATTTATATGGGAATTGAAAGTGGAGATGATGTAGTTTTACTTGATATAAATAAAGGAGTAAATAGTAAGGAACTAGTTAAAGCTGCCCAAAAGGTAAAGGAGTCAAAAATATTATTATCTGTAACTGTAATTTCAGGAATTGGAGGAAAAGAATATAGTAAAAATCATGCTATAAATACTGGAAAGATAATAAGCGAAATAGAACCAGATTATTTAGGAGTTCTTACTTTAATGTTAGAAAAAGAAACACATTTATATAACAAAATTCTAAATAATGAATTTAAAATTTTAGAAGATATAGAAGTGTTAGATGAGATAAAGTTGTTTTTAGAAAATATAAGGGTACATAAGCCTGCTGTCTTTAGATGTAATCATGCATCGAATTATATTTCATTAAAAGGAACATTACCTTTAGATAAAGAAAGACTATTAAATGAAATTATATATTATAAAAGTACAAGTGATTTAAAAAAAGAAGAATATAGGCAATTATAA
- the neuC gene encoding UDP-N-acetylglucosamine 2-epimerase: MILLKKILAITGIRSDYDLMSNLFKKLNSDDYFELKLLVCGAHLSKTYGKTVDLIEKDNLDILMKIESLIDSDSKSSRLKTASIMLQNSIDIVNNYSPDLIIYAGDREEVLIGSMLGAFLEIPTAHFFGGDYTKSGLVDNQLRSAASKLSSIHFVSTYEHKMRLMNIGEPEYRIFQIGSPALDKFKTENVEMMGTIYKKLNIKPFDNFALVIYHPLNDNSYITFENILKCLEEINMKAFVSYPNTDAGNKEIINVIEKYKNHEAFYFYKNLDRNTFINIYRNAFFQIGNSSAGIVEAASVGIPVINIGARQEGRAANENVIFVDESYNHIKDGINKALKNEFLNKCRNIKNIYGDSNSSEKAYKILKKLEFKDYLLKLEDPNEI, encoded by the coding sequence GTGATTTTATTGAAAAAAATATTGGCTATTACAGGAATAAGATCTGATTATGATTTAATGAGCAATTTATTTAAAAAATTAAATTCTGATGATTACTTTGAATTAAAGCTTTTAGTATGTGGAGCACATTTGTCAAAGACTTATGGAAAAACAGTAGATCTAATAGAAAAAGATAATTTAGATATACTAATGAAAATTGAAAGTTTAATTGATTCAGATAGTAAGAGTTCTAGACTTAAGACAGCATCTATAATGCTACAAAACTCAATAGATATAGTTAATAATTATTCACCAGATTTAATAATATATGCTGGTGATAGAGAAGAAGTTTTGATTGGTTCAATGCTTGGAGCTTTTTTAGAAATTCCTACGGCACATTTTTTTGGAGGAGATTATACAAAAAGTGGATTAGTTGACAACCAACTTAGAAGTGCTGCATCTAAGTTATCATCTATTCATTTTGTATCTACTTATGAACATAAAATGCGATTGATGAATATAGGAGAACCTGAGTATAGAATTTTTCAAATAGGTAGTCCAGCATTGGATAAATTTAAAACAGAGAATGTTGAAATGATGGGTACAATTTATAAAAAACTTAATATTAAGCCATTTGATAATTTTGCTTTAGTAATATATCATCCATTAAATGATAATTCTTATATAACATTTGAAAATATATTAAAATGCCTTGAAGAAATAAATATGAAAGCTTTTGTAAGTTATCCTAATACAGATGCAGGAAATAAAGAAATTATAAATGTAATAGAAAAATACAAAAATCATGAAGCGTTTTATTTTTATAAAAACTTAGATAGAAATACATTTATAAATATATATAGAAATGCTTTTTTTCAAATAGGAAATTCAAGTGCAGGAATAGTAGAAGCTGCCAGCGTTGGAATACCAGTTATTAATATAGGGGCAAGACAAGAAGGACGAGCTGCTAATGAAAATGTAATATTTGTAGATGAAAGTTACAACCATATAAAAGATGGCATTAATAAGGCTTTAAAGAACGAATTTTTGAATAAATGTAGAAATATAAAAAATATTTATGGAGATTCAAACAGCTCAGAAAAAGCTTATAAGATACTTAAAAAATTGGAATTTAAAGATTATTTATTGAAATTGGAGGATCCAAATGAAATATAA
- a CDS encoding PIG-L deacetylase family protein, whose amino-acid sequence MKYKNILVISVHPDDETIGCGGTILKHKDKGDKVNWLILTSAETRYGYSYHQVIEEKNKWRI is encoded by the coding sequence ATGAAATATAAAAATATATTAGTTATATCAGTACATCCAGATGATGAAACAATAGGCTGCGGAGGAACTATTCTTAAGCACAAAGATAAAGGTGACAAGGTAAACTGGCTTATATTAACTAGTGCAGAAACCAGATATGGATACTCATATCATCAGGTTATAGAGGAAAAAAACAAGTGGAGAATATAG
- a CDS encoding glycosyltransferase family 39 protein, with amino-acid sequence MNTKFSGTFTRIMNITIKSLLYVLLIRNLSEIVLALVGPVKNTILSRIDLNRVGFNKSSILLLFIGIICISIGYVILKTHISKGKKLIIILIIGFILRILWLLNIPSVPVSDFKLIYDTSINFLNGDRSMFQGTAYMSRFPHLTGMVLYMALMNLLFPIKSLLAMKIINLFLGLLDIILIYLITDLIFKNKLYAQISAFISAIFPPFITYTSVFCSENIAIPFYLLSIYLFIYYLRNKKNKSKLLMCGVILSLGNFFRTIATVVLIAYVLYIIIYSLDSIYERAKNILILVISYLLITIIISATLQNFNVLERPLWDAKEPKITSVLKGSNYENAGRWNEEDANFINEHLDNYDELKEKSKEIIVHRFTSHSILKTIIFILDKFTLQWTAGDFSGSMWAQMNVPEEQIKFPIVENEPLEFQLIYTIILILICMGLNNRKMIKSIKEVNLLYLILGGYGITYLIIEQQGRYSYICCYILIFLCIFGIDRVMQKYNCKSISKSK; translated from the coding sequence ATGAATACTAAATTTAGTGGAACTTTTACAAGAATAATGAATATAACAATTAAGAGCTTACTGTATGTTCTTTTAATAAGAAATTTATCGGAAATAGTGTTAGCTCTGGTTGGACCTGTTAAAAATACTATATTATCAAGAATAGATTTAAATAGAGTTGGATTTAATAAAAGTAGTATATTACTTTTATTTATAGGAATAATATGTATATCAATAGGATATGTAATATTAAAAACACATATATCTAAAGGAAAGAAGTTAATTATTATTTTAATTATTGGATTTATTCTTAGAATTTTATGGTTATTAAATATACCAAGTGTCCCTGTATCGGATTTTAAGCTTATATATGATACATCTATTAACTTTTTAAATGGAGATAGAAGTATGTTCCAAGGAACGGCTTATATGTCTAGATTTCCTCATCTTACAGGAATGGTATTATATATGGCTCTTATGAATCTATTATTTCCAATAAAAAGTTTATTAGCTATGAAAATTATAAATTTATTTTTAGGATTATTAGATATAATTTTAATATATTTAATAACAGATCTTATATTTAAAAATAAATTGTATGCACAAATTTCGGCATTTATATCTGCAATATTTCCACCATTTATTACTTATACATCAGTATTTTGTAGTGAAAATATTGCTATACCTTTTTATTTATTAAGTATATATTTGTTTATTTATTATTTAAGGAATAAAAAGAATAAATCTAAACTTTTAATGTGTGGAGTAATTCTATCACTAGGTAATTTTTTTAGGACCATTGCAACTGTTGTTTTAATAGCTTATGTATTGTATATAATAATATATTCATTAGATTCCATATATGAGAGAGCAAAGAATATATTAATACTAGTTATATCTTATTTATTAATAACAATTATAATAAGTGCAACTCTTCAAAATTTCAATGTTTTAGAAAGACCATTATGGGATGCTAAAGAACCTAAAATAACAAGTGTACTTAAAGGAAGTAACTATGAAAATGCTGGAAGATGGAACGAAGAGGATGCAAACTTTATTAATGAACATCTAGATAATTATGATGAATTAAAAGAAAAAAGCAAAGAAATAATAGTTCATAGATTTACATCACACTCAATATTAAAAACTATAATATTTATATTAGATAAGTTTACATTACAGTGGACTGCAGGTGACTTTTCAGGTTCAATGTGGGCTCAAATGAATGTTCCAGAAGAACAAATTAAATTTCCTATAGTAGAAAATGAACCATTAGAATTTCAATTAATTTATACAATAATATTGATATTAATATGTATGGGCTTAAATAATAGAAAAATGATAAAAAGCATTAAAGAAGTAAATTTATTATATTTAATTCTTGGAGGATATGGAATAACATATTTAATAATTGAGCAACAAGGAAGATATTCATATATATGTTGTTATATTCTAATATTTTTATGCATATTTGGAATAGATAGGGTAATGCAGAAATATAATTGTAAATCAATATCAAAAAGTAAATAG
- a CDS encoding GNAT family N-acetyltransferase — protein MLEIRDYKKNDEKYIIDLFKKSFYREMKPYEWRWNYENNICKDKFIKLMWDDKTLAGHYAILPNKMKIYDKFYCTGLSMTTMTSPKYKKQGIFVKLASNLYEEIYNKIPIIYGFPNNNSLHGFKKYLGWEHVLDIEMYSCYSYKFDLKSLDKNIKSTEMLDDRVNILFDKFSKRFKEYKIMIKRDKKYLNWRYNLNPYNKYYYLVYEKDNEYLGYCIYKIFKYGDKKVCDLVDIISVDNMIYEKILETLIDLMACNGIRNINSWFVNKDKLQIGEKLGFKKNNIITHFGFKLNCDFLDSDMMNIEKWYLTMGDSDVF, from the coding sequence ATGCTAGAAATAAGAGATTATAAGAAGAATGATGAAAAATATATAATTGATTTATTTAAGAAATCATTTTATAGAGAAATGAAACCTTATGAATGGCGATGGAATTATGAAAATAATATTTGTAAGGATAAATTTATAAAGCTTATGTGGGATGATAAAACTTTAGCAGGTCATTATGCAATATTACCAAATAAAATGAAGATTTATGATAAATTTTATTGTACAGGTTTGTCAATGACAACAATGACAAGTCCTAAGTATAAAAAGCAAGGAATATTTGTTAAGCTTGCAAGTAATTTGTATGAAGAAATATATAATAAGATACCAATTATATATGGATTTCCAAATAATAATTCATTGCATGGATTTAAAAAATATCTAGGATGGGAACATGTTTTAGACATAGAAATGTATAGTTGTTATTCATATAAATTTGACTTAAAATCATTAGATAAAAATATAAAGAGTACTGAAATGTTAGATGATAGAGTAAATATTTTGTTTGATAAGTTTTCAAAGAGATTTAAAGAGTATAAGATAATGATTAAAAGAGATAAAAAATATCTTAATTGGAGATATAATTTAAATCCTTATAATAAGTATTATTATTTAGTTTATGAAAAAGATAATGAGTATTTAGGATATTGTATTTATAAGATATTTAAATATGGAGATAAAAAGGTTTGTGATTTAGTAGATATAATATCAGTTGATAATATGATTTATGAAAAGATTTTAGAAACTTTAATTGATTTAATGGCTTGTAATGGTATTAGAAATATAAATTCATGGTTTGTAAATAAAGACAAGCTACAAATAGGAGAAAAGTTAGGATTTAAGAAAAATAATATAATTACTCATTTTGGATTTAAATTAAATTGTGATTTTTTGGATTCAGATATGATGAATATTGAAAAATGGTATTTAACTATGGGAGATTCGGATGTATTTTAA
- a CDS encoding chemotaxis protein — protein sequence MKSNILLESGTGELEIIDFIVNGTHYAINVVKVKEIIKMPNETLTKLPDPKPEVAGLILCRDEILTLIDLKYILTKGRNQELGSKVIICEFNKIKVAFNIDDVVGVHRIKWGDIRKPDDLSENSLSVGNILLNDKVLIMLDFEKIVTDLCPSVGISEDRLVKVDHQDRSNVKLVLADDSALVRKLLKETLTKAGFTNLRLFNDGEQTLNYLKSLVEKKGENFIDDVHLLITDIEMPQMDGLTLTRKIKEDEVLNKLPVVIFSSLITDELRHKGKSVKADAQLSKPEIEQLIGVIDELLEK from the coding sequence ATGAAAAGTAATATATTATTAGAGTCAGGTACAGGAGAATTAGAAATTATTGATTTTATTGTTAATGGAACTCATTATGCAATAAATGTAGTAAAAGTTAAAGAGATAATTAAAATGCCAAATGAAACTTTAACTAAATTACCAGATCCTAAACCTGAAGTAGCTGGACTTATATTATGTAGAGATGAAATTCTTACGTTAATTGATTTAAAATATATATTAACTAAAGGAAGAAATCAGGAATTAGGATCTAAAGTTATAATTTGTGAATTTAATAAAATTAAAGTAGCATTTAATATTGATGATGTTGTAGGAGTTCATCGTATAAAATGGGGTGATATAAGAAAGCCAGATGATTTATCTGAAAATTCATTATCTGTCGGTAACATACTTTTAAATGATAAAGTTTTAATTATGTTAGATTTTGAAAAAATAGTAACAGACCTTTGTCCAAGCGTTGGAATAAGTGAAGATAGACTTGTAAAAGTAGATCATCAAGATAGATCTAATGTGAAATTAGTATTAGCAGATGATTCTGCTTTGGTAAGAAAGTTATTGAAAGAAACACTTACAAAAGCTGGATTTACTAATTTAAGATTATTTAATGATGGTGAGCAAACATTAAATTATTTAAAGAGTTTAGTAGAAAAGAAGGGTGAAAATTTTATAGATGATGTACATCTTCTTATTACAGATATAGAAATGCCACAAATGGATGGACTTACACTTACAAGAAAAATAAAGGAAGATGAAGTATTGAATAAATTACCAGTAGTAATATTCTCATCATTAATCACTGATGAATTAAGACATAAAGGTAAATCAGTTAAAGCTGATGCTCAATTAAGTAAACCAGAGATAGAGCAACTTATTGGAGTTATAGATGAATTATTAGAAAAATAA
- a CDS encoding GNAT family N-acetyltransferase, whose translation MKLIFKRCDEEDFEDFFILRSDDENIYWTGYDKKPNKNNLKNWYLKQLKRDDRLLFIVRSDETDEPVGYLYLDIVGDNHNIIETGHGVNSKYKGKGLGTEIIKFAIDYSKNELTFIDEVDGWILEDNIGSIKNVLKNGYDETDERKKIYVENLNTYKFLKKYVYKIIRIS comes from the coding sequence ATGAAACTTATATTCAAAAGATGTGATGAAGAAGATTTTGAAGACTTTTTTATCTTAAGAAGTGATGATGAAAATATTTATTGGACAGGATACGATAAAAAACCAAATAAAAATAATCTAAAAAATTGGTATTTAAAACAATTAAAAAGAGATGATAGACTTTTATTTATAGTTAGAAGTGATGAAACAGATGAACCTGTTGGTTACTTATATTTAGATATAGTTGGTGACAATCATAATATCATAGAAACCGGACATGGAGTAAATTCAAAGTATAAGGGTAAAGGTCTTGGTACTGAAATAATAAAATTTGCTATAGACTATTCTAAAAATGAATTAACTTTTATTGATGAAGTTGATGGATGGATATTAGAAGACAATATAGGTTCTATAAAAAATGTATTAAAAAATGGTTATGATGAAACTGATGAACGAAAAAAAATCTATGTAGAAAACCTAAATACCTATAAGTTCTTAAAAAAATATGTATATAAAATAATTAGAATTTCATAA
- a CDS encoding sugar phosphate nucleotidyltransferase produces the protein MDISSLLINKDVTIKKAIDILDKTGKKIIIVIENKKLIGVVTDGDIRRWILKNGDISKTVDNIMNKSPKYLKVEEKNNVKNIMKKYKIEAVPIVNEKNEIVDVVFWNDIYQNQCTYFDTNNIPIVIMAGGKGTRLKPYTNIIPKMLVPIGEIPIIERIINNFLNFNFNNFYVTINYKKDIIKAYFNKETSYNIDFIEEDIPLGTAGSLILLKDKIESSFFVSNCDILVDANYSDILKFHKKCKNKMTIVTALKNYVIPYGIFNLNDDGSIKSLDEKPSYEFLVNTGMYILEKDVLDYIKEENYSDMTDIIYKLLENKERVGIYPVTEGAWLDMGEFESMKNMIDKLV, from the coding sequence ATGGATATAAGTAGTCTTTTAATAAATAAAGATGTAACAATAAAGAAAGCTATAGACATATTAGATAAAACAGGCAAAAAAATTATTATTGTTATTGAAAATAAGAAACTAATAGGTGTAGTTACTGATGGGGATATTAGACGATGGATACTAAAGAATGGTGACATATCAAAAACAGTTGATAATATAATGAACAAGTCACCTAAATATTTAAAAGTAGAAGAAAAAAATAATGTTAAGAATATAATGAAAAAATATAAGATTGAAGCTGTACCAATAGTCAATGAGAAAAATGAAATAGTTGATGTAGTATTTTGGAATGATATTTACCAAAATCAATGCACTTATTTTGATACTAATAATATACCAATTGTTATTATGGCAGGTGGAAAGGGTACTAGGCTAAAGCCATATACTAATATTATTCCCAAAATGTTAGTACCTATAGGGGAAATTCCTATAATTGAAAGAATAATAAATAACTTTTTAAATTTTAATTTCAATAATTTTTATGTAACTATAAATTATAAAAAAGATATAATTAAAGCATATTTTAATAAAGAAACATCATATAATATAGATTTTATTGAAGAAGATATTCCATTAGGTACAGCAGGTAGTTTAATATTATTAAAAGATAAGATTGAAAGTAGTTTTTTTGTAAGTAACTGTGATATATTGGTAGATGCAAATTATTCTGATATATTAAAATTTCATAAAAAATGTAAAAATAAGATGACAATAGTTACAGCTTTAAAAAATTATGTTATACCATATGGAATTTTTAATTTAAATGATGATGGAAGTATTAAATCTTTAGATGAAAAGCCTAGTTATGAATTTTTAGTGAATACAGGGATGTATATATTGGAAAAAGATGTTTTAGATTATATTAAAGAAGAAAACTATTCTGATATGACAGATATAATATATAAACTTTTAGAAAATAAAGAACGAGTTGGAATATATCCAGTTACAGAAGGAGCATGGCTTGATATGGGAGAATTTGAATCAATGAAGAATATGATAGATAAATTAGTTTAG
- the neuB gene encoding N-acetylneuraminate synthase yields the protein MGVFIIAEAGVNHNGDINLAKKLVDMAKECGADAVKFQTFKAEESTGLFAEKAKYQKENDKTEESQLEMIKKLELPFENFKEIKEYCDEKKIIFLSTPDGKESLNYLVKLNVEFIKVGSSEITNIGFLKAIGDTGKPIILSTGMSTLGEVEKAISTIYSTGNKNVRLMHCTSDYPTKVEDVNLKSMITLKNAFKVPVGLSDHTLGFESAIAATTLGAEFIEKHITLDKKMKGPDHKASMEFSEFKNYITHIRNTEKLLGDGIKKPTEKEKIIMKDARRSILASRNLKKGTIIKEDMFTFKRPGYGIKPELSYILVGRKLKRDLLKDEVIMWEDV from the coding sequence ATGGGAGTATTCATTATAGCTGAAGCAGGAGTAAATCATAATGGAGATATTAATCTAGCAAAGAAATTAGTGGATATGGCAAAAGAATGCGGAGCAGATGCTGTAAAATTTCAAACTTTTAAAGCAGAAGAAAGTACAGGCTTGTTTGCAGAAAAGGCAAAATATCAAAAAGAAAATGATAAAACTGAGGAATCTCAATTAGAAATGATAAAAAAGTTAGAATTACCTTTTGAAAATTTCAAGGAAATAAAAGAATACTGTGATGAAAAGAAAATTATATTCTTATCTACTCCAGATGGAAAAGAAAGTTTAAATTATTTAGTTAAACTTAATGTAGAGTTTATTAAAGTTGGATCAAGTGAAATTACTAATATAGGATTTTTAAAGGCAATAGGAGATACAGGAAAACCTATAATTTTATCTACAGGAATGAGTACTTTAGGTGAAGTTGAAAAAGCAATAAGTACTATTTATTCTACAGGAAACAAAAATGTAAGGCTGATGCATTGTACTTCCGATTATCCTACTAAAGTAGAAGATGTGAATTTAAAATCTATGATTACTTTGAAAAATGCATTTAAAGTTCCAGTTGGTTTATCTGATCATACTTTGGGATTTGAAAGTGCAATAGCAGCTACTACTTTAGGAGCTGAATTTATAGAAAAACACATAACATTAGACAAAAAAATGAAGGGGCCAGATCATAAAGCTTCTATGGAATTTTCTGAATTTAAAAATTATATTACTCATATCAGAAATACTGAAAAATTATTAGGTGATGGAATAAAGAAACCAACCGAAAAAGAAAAGATTATAATGAAAGATGCAAGAAGAAGTATATTAGCTTCTAGGAATTTAAAAAAAGGAACAATAATAAAAGAAGATATGTTTACTTTTAAAAGGCCAGGATATGGAATAAAGCCAGAATTATCTTATATATTAGTTGGAAGAAAACTAAAAAGAGATTTATTAAAAGATGAAGTTATAATGTGGGAAGATGTATAA
- a CDS encoding PIG-L deacetylase family protein gives MENIGSAYGFDKVYNLKFGPSKINYDVFSNLINKISEVMYKVKPEIVYMINRSDVHTDHQIGAKAILSCTKSFRYPFIKRVLMYECLSETEIAPQFQENIFVPNVFCDITKYIDKKLEILKLYKTELQEIPQPRNEDSVKALARYRGCSACTKYAEAFMLVRDIF, from the coding sequence GTGGAGAATATAGGGAGTGCTTATGGATTTGATAAAGTATATAATTTAAAGTTTGGACCATCAAAGATTAATTATGATGTTTTTTCAAATCTTATAAATAAAATAAGTGAAGTTATGTATAAGGTTAAACCAGAGATTGTATATATGATTAACAGAAGTGATGTTCATACGGATCACCAGATAGGGGCTAAGGCTATTTTGAGTTGTACTAAGAGTTTTAGATATCCTTTTATTAAAAGAGTATTAATGTATGAATGTCTTTCAGAAACAGAAATTGCACCACAATTTCAAGAAAATATTTTTGTACCAAATGTATTTTGTGATATTACAAAATATATTGATAAAAAGTTAGAAATATTAAAATTATACAAAACAGAATTACAAGAAATACCGCAACCTAGGAATGAAGATAGTGTTAAAGCATTGGCTAGATACAGAGGATGTTCAGCATGCACAAAATATGCTGAGGCATTTATGTTAGTTAGAGATATTTTTTAA